The Drechmeria coniospora strain ARSEF 6962 chromosome 02, whole genome shotgun sequence genome has a segment encoding these proteins:
- a CDS encoding elongation of fatty acids protein 3 produces the protein MSSAPSTFYEQLPLPTLDRPFGIHLWPIFDKAWTLALGYPTSEFKFVPFETPLSTLKSSALFIVVYYVVILGGRELMRNREPFKLKTLFLIHNFYLTAISGILLALFIEQLLPTVVRHGIFYAICDHDGGWTQPLVILYYLNYLTKYLELLDTVFLFLKKKPLTFLHCYHHGATALLCYTQLIGSTAVSWVVITLNLTVHVVMYWYYFQSARGIKIWWKEWVTRLQIVQFIIDLGFVYFASYTYFTSTYFQWLPNAGTCAGEEFAAFSGIAIISSYLVLFISFYLATYKKGKSHTTRKSLRRMSQAPLPDPLHLQAHVNASPGAGANGKTASTTGAKVNGTTTRSRKA, from the exons atgtCGTCGGCTCCCTCGACCTTTTACGAgcagctgccgctgccgacgctcGACCGTCCCTTTGGCATACACCTCTGGCCCATCTTCGACAAGGCCTGgaccctcgccctcggctaCCCGACGTCCGAGTTCAAGTTTGTGCCGTTCGAGACGCCGCTGTCGACGCTCAAGTCGAGCGCcctcttcatcgtcgtctactacgtcgtcatcctcggcggccgggaGCTGATGCGCAACCGCGAGCCGTTCAAGCTCAAGACGCTCTTCCTCATCCACAACTTTTACCTCACCGCCATCAGCGGAATCCTGCTCGCCCTCTTCATCGAGCAGCTGCTGCCGACCGTCGTTCGCCACGGCATCTTCTACGCCATCTGCGACCACGATGGCGGCTGGACCCAACCGCTGGTCATTCTGTATTAC CTTAATTACCTCACCAAGTacctcgagcttctcgacaccgtcttcctcttcctcaaGAAGAAGCCTCTGA CCTTCCTGCACTGCTACCACCATGGCGCCACCGCCCTCCTCTGCTACACGCAGCTCATCGGCTCCACGGCCGTCTCGTGGGTCGTCATCACGCTGAACCTCACGGTGCACGTCGtcatgtactggtactacTTCCAGAGCGCGCGCGGAATCAAGATTTGGTGGAAGGAATGGGTCACGCGTCTTCAGATTGTCCAGTTCATCATCGATCTCG gCTTCGTCTACTTTGCctcgtacacctacttcaCCTCGACCTACTTCCAGTGGCTGCCCAACGCCGGCAcctgcgccggcgaggagtttgccgccttctcgggcatcgccatcatcagctcctacctcgtcctcttcatctCCTTTTACCTCGCCACGTACAAGAAGGGCAAGTCGCACACGACGCGCAAGTCGCTGCGGCGCATGAGCCAGGCGCCGCTGCCCGACCCCCTGCACCTCCAGGCGCACGTCAACGCCAgccccggcgccggcgccaacggcaagacggcctcgacgacgggcgccaAGGTGaacggcacgacgacgcgatCCCGCAAGGCCTAA
- a CDS encoding hypothetical protein (related to F-box domain protein), with protein sequence MPPCRTVRELTRPLPVSRYYSIRIDPVHYCKLEAVLAEKRKKTKRFDYNGIPEDPALARLRLFRRTVRDDPTRIGKLVQFLKTPWMLRESCHVELAQTIAVLPNLKYIDLPEGMFSDEPNYATLRLEVQARCPKLRKMTYVKGSERSFADLVLPNVWPELEVLELDRLEVDPMILRNVLGSLVRLRALKVTETRSFSDEVMVSADGRPPLPALEELVLKDTPRMTIAGLTKYCAWEQTKATLRVLILKDTGVQTWRLQEILALAPALRTLAFQAKVSVAFPQDENAPLLSSRRLRTLRFEISSTAEAGPYVTPGYYSYLASCVMSGGLPKLRRLFVLDDKFPEKLSGLPAPGAPFAGGQGFRATHGEAPSIRISAASTVPMTPMSPSFKPLLPIGRPNRFSSNNPYAAEAGAPPPKQTLEIFTKQNENDRWNFSRVDSVAAVQEGLTAHRPASSYGLAADVAGQGWNSSGTRRSVMIGNGANGFFTVSGEGDEDGSNAATFQLMKPPPRRFPPPARGNARPQQPASRMPGRQPQWDTPEMAEDDAHGGGFF encoded by the coding sequence ATGCCGCCGTGTCGTACCGTGAGAGAGCTGACCCGACCCCTCCCCGTCTCCAGGTACTACAGCATCCGCATCGACCCTGTGCATTACtgcaagctcgaggccgtgcTGGCGGAGAAGCGCAAGAAGACGAAGCGCTTCGACTACAACGGCATCCCCGAGGACCCGGCGCTGGCGAGGCTGAGGCTCTTTCGTCGGACCGTCCGCGACGACCCGACGCGGATAGGAAAGCTCGTCCAGTTCCTCAAGACGCCCTGGATGCTTCGCGAGTCCTGCCACGTCGAGCTGGCGCAGACCATCGCCGTCCTGCCCAACCTCAAGTACATAGACCTCCCGGAGGGCATGTTCTCCGACGAGCCAAACTACGCCACGCTGAGGCTCGAGGTGCAGGCGCGCTGCCCGAAGCTGCGGAAGATGACGTACGTCAAGGGATCCGAGCGAAGCtttgccgacctcgtcctgccAAACGTGTGGCCGGAGCTCGAGGTGCTGGAGCTCGACCGTCTCGAGGTCGACCCCATGATCCTCCGAAACGTCCTGGGATCCCTCGTCCGCCTGCGGGCCCTCAAGGTGACGGAGACGCGCAGCTTTTCGGACGAGGTCAtggtctcggccgacggccgcccgcCCCtgccggcgctcgaggagctcgtgcTCAAGGAcacgccgaggatgacgattGCCGGCCTGACCAAGTACTGCGCCTGGGAGCAGACCAAGGCCACGCTCCGCGTGCTCATCCTCAAGGACACGGGCGTCCAGACGTGGCGGCTGCAGGAGATACTCGCGCTCGCGCCGGCCCTGCGGACGCTTGCCTTTCAAGCCAAGGTGTCGGTCGCCTTTCCGCAGGATGAGAATGCGCCGTTgctgtcgtcgaggcgccTCCGCACTTTGCGCTTCGAGATATCGTCTACGGCGGAAGCCGGGCCGTACGTCACGCCCGGCTACTATTCGTACCTGGCCTCGTGCGTCATGTCGGGCGGCCTCCCCAAGCTGCGCCGGCTGTTTGTGCTCGACGACAAGTTTCCCGAGAAGCTCTCGGGCCTGCCGGCGCCCGGCGCGCCGTTtgccggcggccaaggcTTCCGCGCAACCCACGGCGAGGCCCCGTCGATTCGcatctcggcggcgtcgacggtgccgatgacgCCCATGTCTCCGTCGTTCAAGCCGCTGCTGCCGATCGGACGACCGAACCGGTTCAGCTCGAACAACCCGtacgcggccgaggcaggcgcgccgccgccgaagcagACGCTCGAGATCTTCACCAAGCAGAACGAGAACGACCGGTGGAACTTTTCGCGCGTCGattccgtcgccgccgtgcagGAAGGCCTCACCGCTCACCGGCCGGCCAGCAGCTACGGGCTCGCGGCAGACGTTGCCGGGCAGGGGTGGAACAGCAGCGGCACCCGCCGGAGCGTCATGATTGGCAACGGAGCGAACGGCTTCTTCACCGTGtctggcgagggcgacgaggatggctcGAATGCCGCAACGTTCCAGCTGATGAAGCCGCCACCGAGGAGATTTCCGCCGCCCGCGAGGGGAAACGCGCGGCCGCAACAGCCGGCCAGCCGCATGCCGGGACGGCAACCGCAGTGGGACACGCCCGAGATGGCAGAAGACGACGCCCACGGCGGTGGGTTCTTTtga